A genomic window from Arvicola amphibius chromosome 5, mArvAmp1.2, whole genome shotgun sequence includes:
- the Nkx2-4 gene encoding homeobox protein Nkx-2.4 yields the protein MSLSPKHTTPFSVSDILSPIEETYKKFGGVMDGAPPGLGTPLGAAAYRAPPPGPSSQAAAVAGMQPAHAMAGHNAAAAAAAAAAAAAAAATYHMPPGVSQFPHSAMGSYCNGGLGNMGELPAYTDGMRGGAAAAATGWYGANTDPRYSSISRFMGPSAGVNVAGMGSLTGIADAAKSLAPLHAAAPRRKRRVLFSQAQVYELERRFKQQKYLSAPEREHLASMIHLTPTQVKIWFQNHRYKMKRQAKDKAAQQLQQEGGLGPPPPPPPPSPRRVAVPVLVKDGKPCQNGAGTPTPGQGGQQPQAPTPGPELEELSPSPPALHGPGGGLAALDAATGDYGGGVLGANLLYGRTW from the exons ATGTCGTTGAGCCCCAAGCACACGACGCCCTTCTCCGTGTCCGACATCCTGAGCCCCATCGAGGAGACCTATAAGAAGTTCGGCGGCGTCATGGACGGCGCGCCGCCCGGTCTGGGGACGCCCCTGGGGGCCGCCGCCTACCGCGCGCCGCCGCCCGGCCCCTCCTCGCAGGCTGCGGCCGTGGCGGGCATGCAGCCGGCCCACGCCATGGCGGGACACAACGCGGCCGCGgcggccgcggcggcggcggcagcggcggcggcggccgctaCTTACCACATGCCGCCGGGCGTCTCGCAGTTCCCGCACAGCGCCATGGGCAGCTACTGCAACGGCGGCCTGGGCAACATGGGTGAGCTGCCCGCCTACACGGACGGCATGCGGGGCGGCGCGGCAGCCGCGGCCACCGGCTGGTACGGCGCCAACACGGACCCGCGCTACTCGTCAA TCTCCAGGTTCATGGGGCCGTCGGCGGGCGTGAACGTGGCCGGCATGGGTTCGCTGACCGGCATCGCGGACGCCGCCAAGTCGCTCGCGCCACTGCACGCGGCCGCGCCGCGAAGGAAGCGCCGAGTGCTCTTCTCGCAAGCGCAGGTCTACGAGCTGGAGCGGCGCTTCAAGCAGCAGAAGTACCTGTCGGCGCCCGAGCGCGAGCACCTGGCCAGCATGATCCACCTGACGCCCACACAGGTCAAGATCTGGTTCCAGAACCATCGTTACAAGATGAAGCGACAGGCCAAGGACAAGGCGGCGCAGCAGCTGCAACAGGAGGGCGGCTTGGGCCCCCCgccgcctccgccgccgccgtCGCCTCGCCGCGTGGCCGTACCCGTGCTAGTGAAGGACGGCAAGCCTTGCCAGAACGGCGCGGGCACCCCGACGCCCGGCCAGGGAGGCCAGCAGCCGCAGGCCCCGACGCCCGGCCCGGAGCTGGAGGAGCTGTCGCCCAGTCCGCCCGCGCTGCACGGTCCCGGGGGTGGCTTAGCGGCTCTGGACGCGGCTACCGGGGACTACGGCGGAGGCGTCCTCGGCGCCAACCTGCTCTATGGCAGGACGTGGTGA